A window from Nothobranchius furzeri strain GRZ-AD chromosome 17, NfurGRZ-RIMD1, whole genome shotgun sequence encodes these proteins:
- the LOC107393936 gene encoding transforming acidic coiled-coil-containing protein 1 isoform X6, which yields MSSDSEGTFETPEAESPGVVERLGQLDDSNNTADNQNHIQDTFYLDVTAAPSEGRDSLNNLTGSSPNGSGFTLDQNINLTLKAGSEEGLSPSVPQPQPQTQAIRPPSLPVLSPLNRPDPTEVDDEAPMTSDSSPDSNLTSSQDICMDSDLLNGNTKSDCLLSNGNSVITTAEQVHFLCVLLNSCKVEPNQQMQMDSSKQDDHHEGHATDEEKLANSVGVKSENSQNVQERHLTSKPEESDGCSVYEDMCKLKSPSGGSETQKTGSQVLDSICISEAEKRAVLSLIREEVITKEVEVSDWKRKFQQCKQEVDEMRKIVAEYEKTIAQMIEDEQRNTLNFQKALNLATAEKEAAMTDLNSVERSLSDMFRRYESMKGTLEGFKKNEEVLKKCAQEYLARVKQEEQRYRTLKVHAEEKLEKANEEIAQVRVKASSENTALTASLRKEQMKNESMEQALQQKNQEIEELTKICDELIAKMGKVD from the exons ATGAG TTCAGACTCTGAGGGGACCTTTGAGACTCCAGAGGCAGAGTCTCCAGGTGTTGTGGAGCGGCTGGGACAGTTGGACGACTCTAACAACACAG CTGATAATCAAAACCACATTCAGGACACCTTCTACCTCGATGTCACCGCCGCTCCATCAGAAGGCCGCgactctttgaacaacctcacaGGCTCCTCGCCCAATGGGAGCGGCTTCACTCTGGATCAAAACATCAACTTGACCCTTAAAGCTGGATCTGAAGAGGGCCTCTCCCCCTCCGTCCCCCAGCCCCAGCCTCAGACTCAGGCCATCCGACCGCCATCGCTACCTGTCCTCTCACCGCTGAACAGACCTGACCCCACCGAGGTGGATGACGAGGCCCCGATGACCTCTGACTCTAGCCCAGACTCAAACCTGACCAGCAGTCAGGACATTTGCATGGATTCAGATTTACTGAACGGCAACACAAAGTCAGACTGTTTGCTGTCAAATGGCAACTCGGTCATCAC GACTGCTGAGCAAGTCCATTTCCTCTGTGTTCTGTT AAACTCCTGTAAAGTGGAGCCGAACCAGCAGATGCAGATGGACTCAAGCAAACAG GACGACCATCATGAAGGCCACGCTACAGACGAGGAGAAACTGGCAAACAGCGTTGGggtcaaatcagaaaacagccaaAATG tCCAAGAGCGCCATTTGACATCCAAACCTGAGGAATCGGACGGCTGCTCTGTG TATGAAGACATGTGCAAGCTGAAGAGCCCGTCAGGGGGAAGTGAGACGCAGAAAACGGGAAGTCAGGTCCTGGATTCCATCTGCATCAGTGAGGCCGAAAAACGGGCCGTCCTCAGCCTGATCAGAGAGGAG GTCATCACTAAGGAGGTCGAAGTCAGCGACTGGAAGAGAAAGTTTCAGCAGTGCAAACAAGAAGTCGATGAGATGAG AAAAATTGTTGCAGAATATGAGAAAACCATTGCTCAGATGATCG AGGACGAGCAGCGCAACACCCTGAACTTCCAGAAGGCCTTGAACCTAGCAACGGCGGAGAAGGAGGCGGCCATGACGGACCTGAACTCTGTGGAGCGTTCGCTATCCGACATGTTTCGGCGCTATGAAAGCATGAAGGGAACGCTTGAGGGGTTTAAAAAG AATGAAGAAGTTCTGAAGAAATGTGCTCAGGAGTATCTGGCCAGGGTCAAGCAGGAGGAGCAGAGATACCGGACGCTAAAAGTGCACGCTgaggagaaactagagaa GGCCAATGAGGAGATCGCTCAGGTGCGCGTCAAGGCGAGCTCAGAGAACACAGCGCTGACCGCCAGCCTGAGGAAGGAGCAGATGAAGAATGAATCCATGGAACAAGCCTTGCAGCAGAAG AATCAAGAGATCGAGGAACTCACCAAGATCTGTGATGAACTGATCGCCAAAATGGGAAAAGTAGACTAA
- the LOC107393936 gene encoding transforming acidic coiled-coil-containing protein 1 isoform X4: MGGSLSQHREGSFSSPRKQNSISDSEGTFETPEAESPGVVERLGQLDDSNNTADNQNHIQDTFYLDVTAAPSEGRDSLNNLTGSSPNGSGFTLDQNINLTLKAGSEEGLSPSVPQPQPQTQAIRPPSLPVLSPLNRPDPTEVDDEAPMTSDSSPDSNLTSSQDICMDSDLLNGNTKSDCLLSNGNSVITTAEQVHFLCVLLNSCKVEPNQQMQMDSSKQDDHHEGHATDEEKLANSVGVKSENSQNVQERHLTSKPEESDGCSVYEDMCKLKSPSGGSETQKTGSQVLDSICISEAEKRAVLSLIREEVITKEVEVSDWKRKFQQCKQEVDEMRKIVAEYEKTIAQMIEDEQRNTLNFQKALNLATAEKEAAMTDLNSVERSLSDMFRRYESMKGTLEGFKKNEEVLKKCAQEYLARVKQEEQRYRTLKVHAEEKLEKANEEIAQVRVKASSENTALTASLRKEQMKNESMEQALQQKNQEIEELTKICDELIAKMGKVD, from the exons ATGGGGGGCTCCCTCAGCCAGCACAGGGAAGGATCCTTTAGCTCTCCTCGGAAGCAGAACAGCAT TTCAGACTCTGAGGGGACCTTTGAGACTCCAGAGGCAGAGTCTCCAGGTGTTGTGGAGCGGCTGGGACAGTTGGACGACTCTAACAACACAG CTGATAATCAAAACCACATTCAGGACACCTTCTACCTCGATGTCACCGCCGCTCCATCAGAAGGCCGCgactctttgaacaacctcacaGGCTCCTCGCCCAATGGGAGCGGCTTCACTCTGGATCAAAACATCAACTTGACCCTTAAAGCTGGATCTGAAGAGGGCCTCTCCCCCTCCGTCCCCCAGCCCCAGCCTCAGACTCAGGCCATCCGACCGCCATCGCTACCTGTCCTCTCACCGCTGAACAGACCTGACCCCACCGAGGTGGATGACGAGGCCCCGATGACCTCTGACTCTAGCCCAGACTCAAACCTGACCAGCAGTCAGGACATTTGCATGGATTCAGATTTACTGAACGGCAACACAAAGTCAGACTGTTTGCTGTCAAATGGCAACTCGGTCATCAC GACTGCTGAGCAAGTCCATTTCCTCTGTGTTCTGTT AAACTCCTGTAAAGTGGAGCCGAACCAGCAGATGCAGATGGACTCAAGCAAACAG GACGACCATCATGAAGGCCACGCTACAGACGAGGAGAAACTGGCAAACAGCGTTGGggtcaaatcagaaaacagccaaAATG tCCAAGAGCGCCATTTGACATCCAAACCTGAGGAATCGGACGGCTGCTCTGTG TATGAAGACATGTGCAAGCTGAAGAGCCCGTCAGGGGGAAGTGAGACGCAGAAAACGGGAAGTCAGGTCCTGGATTCCATCTGCATCAGTGAGGCCGAAAAACGGGCCGTCCTCAGCCTGATCAGAGAGGAG GTCATCACTAAGGAGGTCGAAGTCAGCGACTGGAAGAGAAAGTTTCAGCAGTGCAAACAAGAAGTCGATGAGATGAG AAAAATTGTTGCAGAATATGAGAAAACCATTGCTCAGATGATCG AGGACGAGCAGCGCAACACCCTGAACTTCCAGAAGGCCTTGAACCTAGCAACGGCGGAGAAGGAGGCGGCCATGACGGACCTGAACTCTGTGGAGCGTTCGCTATCCGACATGTTTCGGCGCTATGAAAGCATGAAGGGAACGCTTGAGGGGTTTAAAAAG AATGAAGAAGTTCTGAAGAAATGTGCTCAGGAGTATCTGGCCAGGGTCAAGCAGGAGGAGCAGAGATACCGGACGCTAAAAGTGCACGCTgaggagaaactagagaa GGCCAATGAGGAGATCGCTCAGGTGCGCGTCAAGGCGAGCTCAGAGAACACAGCGCTGACCGCCAGCCTGAGGAAGGAGCAGATGAAGAATGAATCCATGGAACAAGCCTTGCAGCAGAAG AATCAAGAGATCGAGGAACTCACCAAGATCTGTGATGAACTGATCGCCAAAATGGGAAAAGTAGACTAA
- the LOC107393936 gene encoding transforming acidic coiled-coil-containing protein 1 isoform X2, translating to MLERCPKHPYGRPAGSRLTCIWSSLVMSSDSEGTFETPEAESPGVVERLGQLDDSNNTADNQNHIQDTFYLDVTAAPSEGRDSLNNLTGSSPNGSGFTLDQNINLTLKAGSEEGLSPSVPQPQPQTQAIRPPSLPVLSPLNRPDPTEVDDEAPMTSDSSPDSNLTSSQDICMDSDLLNGNTKSDCLLSNGNSVITTAEQVHFLCVLLNSCKVEPNQQMQMDSSKQDDHHEGHATDEEKLANSVGVKSENSQNVQERHLTSKPEESDGCSVYEDMCKLKSPSGGSETQKTGSQVLDSICISEAEKRAVLSLIREEVITKEVEVSDWKRKFQQCKQEVDEMRKIVAEYEKTIAQMIEDEQRNTLNFQKALNLATAEKEAAMTDLNSVERSLSDMFRRYESMKGTLEGFKKNEEVLKKCAQEYLARVKQEEQRYRTLKVHAEEKLEKANEEIAQVRVKASSENTALTASLRKEQMKNESMEQALQQKNQEIEELTKICDELIAKMGKVD from the exons ATGCTCGAACGCTGTCCCAAACATCCATACGGTCGTCCAGCTGGAAGCAGGCTGACCTGCATTTGGAGCTCATTAGTGATGAG TTCAGACTCTGAGGGGACCTTTGAGACTCCAGAGGCAGAGTCTCCAGGTGTTGTGGAGCGGCTGGGACAGTTGGACGACTCTAACAACACAG CTGATAATCAAAACCACATTCAGGACACCTTCTACCTCGATGTCACCGCCGCTCCATCAGAAGGCCGCgactctttgaacaacctcacaGGCTCCTCGCCCAATGGGAGCGGCTTCACTCTGGATCAAAACATCAACTTGACCCTTAAAGCTGGATCTGAAGAGGGCCTCTCCCCCTCCGTCCCCCAGCCCCAGCCTCAGACTCAGGCCATCCGACCGCCATCGCTACCTGTCCTCTCACCGCTGAACAGACCTGACCCCACCGAGGTGGATGACGAGGCCCCGATGACCTCTGACTCTAGCCCAGACTCAAACCTGACCAGCAGTCAGGACATTTGCATGGATTCAGATTTACTGAACGGCAACACAAAGTCAGACTGTTTGCTGTCAAATGGCAACTCGGTCATCAC GACTGCTGAGCAAGTCCATTTCCTCTGTGTTCTGTT AAACTCCTGTAAAGTGGAGCCGAACCAGCAGATGCAGATGGACTCAAGCAAACAG GACGACCATCATGAAGGCCACGCTACAGACGAGGAGAAACTGGCAAACAGCGTTGGggtcaaatcagaaaacagccaaAATG tCCAAGAGCGCCATTTGACATCCAAACCTGAGGAATCGGACGGCTGCTCTGTG TATGAAGACATGTGCAAGCTGAAGAGCCCGTCAGGGGGAAGTGAGACGCAGAAAACGGGAAGTCAGGTCCTGGATTCCATCTGCATCAGTGAGGCCGAAAAACGGGCCGTCCTCAGCCTGATCAGAGAGGAG GTCATCACTAAGGAGGTCGAAGTCAGCGACTGGAAGAGAAAGTTTCAGCAGTGCAAACAAGAAGTCGATGAGATGAG AAAAATTGTTGCAGAATATGAGAAAACCATTGCTCAGATGATCG AGGACGAGCAGCGCAACACCCTGAACTTCCAGAAGGCCTTGAACCTAGCAACGGCGGAGAAGGAGGCGGCCATGACGGACCTGAACTCTGTGGAGCGTTCGCTATCCGACATGTTTCGGCGCTATGAAAGCATGAAGGGAACGCTTGAGGGGTTTAAAAAG AATGAAGAAGTTCTGAAGAAATGTGCTCAGGAGTATCTGGCCAGGGTCAAGCAGGAGGAGCAGAGATACCGGACGCTAAAAGTGCACGCTgaggagaaactagagaa GGCCAATGAGGAGATCGCTCAGGTGCGCGTCAAGGCGAGCTCAGAGAACACAGCGCTGACCGCCAGCCTGAGGAAGGAGCAGATGAAGAATGAATCCATGGAACAAGCCTTGCAGCAGAAG AATCAAGAGATCGAGGAACTCACCAAGATCTGTGATGAACTGATCGCCAAAATGGGAAAAGTAGACTAA
- the LOC107393936 gene encoding transforming acidic coiled-coil-containing protein 1 isoform X3 — protein MYWLSPVQWAKWTWSAVTGATGEDGQPGGKAVQEEISDSEGTFETPEAESPGVVERLGQLDDSNNTADNQNHIQDTFYLDVTAAPSEGRDSLNNLTGSSPNGSGFTLDQNINLTLKAGSEEGLSPSVPQPQPQTQAIRPPSLPVLSPLNRPDPTEVDDEAPMTSDSSPDSNLTSSQDICMDSDLLNGNTKSDCLLSNGNSVITNSCKVEPNQQMQMDSSKQDDHHEGHATDEEKLANSVGVKSENSQNVQERHLTSKPEESDGCSVYEDMCKLKSPSGGSETQKTGSQVLDSICISEAEKRAVLSLIREEVITKEVEVSDWKRKFQQCKQEVDEMRKIVAEYEKTIAQMIEDEQRNTLNFQKALNLATAEKEAAMTDLNSVERSLSDMFRRYESMKGTLEGFKKNEEVLKKCAQEYLARVKQEEQRYRTLKVHAEEKLEKANEEIAQVRVKASSENTALTASLRKEQMKNESMEQALQQKNQEIEELTKICDELIAKMGKVD, from the exons ATGTACTGGTTGTCTCCGGTTCAGTGGGCGAAATGGACGTGGTCGGCAGTGACGGGAGCGACGGGAGAGGATGGACAACCAGGAGGAAAGGCTGTCCAAGAAGAGAT TTCAGACTCTGAGGGGACCTTTGAGACTCCAGAGGCAGAGTCTCCAGGTGTTGTGGAGCGGCTGGGACAGTTGGACGACTCTAACAACACAG CTGATAATCAAAACCACATTCAGGACACCTTCTACCTCGATGTCACCGCCGCTCCATCAGAAGGCCGCgactctttgaacaacctcacaGGCTCCTCGCCCAATGGGAGCGGCTTCACTCTGGATCAAAACATCAACTTGACCCTTAAAGCTGGATCTGAAGAGGGCCTCTCCCCCTCCGTCCCCCAGCCCCAGCCTCAGACTCAGGCCATCCGACCGCCATCGCTACCTGTCCTCTCACCGCTGAACAGACCTGACCCCACCGAGGTGGATGACGAGGCCCCGATGACCTCTGACTCTAGCCCAGACTCAAACCTGACCAGCAGTCAGGACATTTGCATGGATTCAGATTTACTGAACGGCAACACAAAGTCAGACTGTTTGCTGTCAAATGGCAACTCGGTCATCAC AAACTCCTGTAAAGTGGAGCCGAACCAGCAGATGCAGATGGACTCAAGCAAACAG GACGACCATCATGAAGGCCACGCTACAGACGAGGAGAAACTGGCAAACAGCGTTGGggtcaaatcagaaaacagccaaAATG tCCAAGAGCGCCATTTGACATCCAAACCTGAGGAATCGGACGGCTGCTCTGTG TATGAAGACATGTGCAAGCTGAAGAGCCCGTCAGGGGGAAGTGAGACGCAGAAAACGGGAAGTCAGGTCCTGGATTCCATCTGCATCAGTGAGGCCGAAAAACGGGCCGTCCTCAGCCTGATCAGAGAGGAG GTCATCACTAAGGAGGTCGAAGTCAGCGACTGGAAGAGAAAGTTTCAGCAGTGCAAACAAGAAGTCGATGAGATGAG AAAAATTGTTGCAGAATATGAGAAAACCATTGCTCAGATGATCG AGGACGAGCAGCGCAACACCCTGAACTTCCAGAAGGCCTTGAACCTAGCAACGGCGGAGAAGGAGGCGGCCATGACGGACCTGAACTCTGTGGAGCGTTCGCTATCCGACATGTTTCGGCGCTATGAAAGCATGAAGGGAACGCTTGAGGGGTTTAAAAAG AATGAAGAAGTTCTGAAGAAATGTGCTCAGGAGTATCTGGCCAGGGTCAAGCAGGAGGAGCAGAGATACCGGACGCTAAAAGTGCACGCTgaggagaaactagagaa GGCCAATGAGGAGATCGCTCAGGTGCGCGTCAAGGCGAGCTCAGAGAACACAGCGCTGACCGCCAGCCTGAGGAAGGAGCAGATGAAGAATGAATCCATGGAACAAGCCTTGCAGCAGAAG AATCAAGAGATCGAGGAACTCACCAAGATCTGTGATGAACTGATCGCCAAAATGGGAAAAGTAGACTAA
- the LOC107393936 gene encoding transforming acidic coiled-coil-containing protein 1 isoform X1, with protein sequence MYWLSPVQWAKWTWSAVTGATGEDGQPGGKAVQEEISDSEGTFETPEAESPGVVERLGQLDDSNNTADNQNHIQDTFYLDVTAAPSEGRDSLNNLTGSSPNGSGFTLDQNINLTLKAGSEEGLSPSVPQPQPQTQAIRPPSLPVLSPLNRPDPTEVDDEAPMTSDSSPDSNLTSSQDICMDSDLLNGNTKSDCLLSNGNSVITTAEQVHFLCVLLNSCKVEPNQQMQMDSSKQDDHHEGHATDEEKLANSVGVKSENSQNVQERHLTSKPEESDGCSVYEDMCKLKSPSGGSETQKTGSQVLDSICISEAEKRAVLSLIREEVITKEVEVSDWKRKFQQCKQEVDEMRKIVAEYEKTIAQMIEDEQRNTLNFQKALNLATAEKEAAMTDLNSVERSLSDMFRRYESMKGTLEGFKKNEEVLKKCAQEYLARVKQEEQRYRTLKVHAEEKLEKANEEIAQVRVKASSENTALTASLRKEQMKNESMEQALQQKNQEIEELTKICDELIAKMGKVD encoded by the exons ATGTACTGGTTGTCTCCGGTTCAGTGGGCGAAATGGACGTGGTCGGCAGTGACGGGAGCGACGGGAGAGGATGGACAACCAGGAGGAAAGGCTGTCCAAGAAGAGAT TTCAGACTCTGAGGGGACCTTTGAGACTCCAGAGGCAGAGTCTCCAGGTGTTGTGGAGCGGCTGGGACAGTTGGACGACTCTAACAACACAG CTGATAATCAAAACCACATTCAGGACACCTTCTACCTCGATGTCACCGCCGCTCCATCAGAAGGCCGCgactctttgaacaacctcacaGGCTCCTCGCCCAATGGGAGCGGCTTCACTCTGGATCAAAACATCAACTTGACCCTTAAAGCTGGATCTGAAGAGGGCCTCTCCCCCTCCGTCCCCCAGCCCCAGCCTCAGACTCAGGCCATCCGACCGCCATCGCTACCTGTCCTCTCACCGCTGAACAGACCTGACCCCACCGAGGTGGATGACGAGGCCCCGATGACCTCTGACTCTAGCCCAGACTCAAACCTGACCAGCAGTCAGGACATTTGCATGGATTCAGATTTACTGAACGGCAACACAAAGTCAGACTGTTTGCTGTCAAATGGCAACTCGGTCATCAC GACTGCTGAGCAAGTCCATTTCCTCTGTGTTCTGTT AAACTCCTGTAAAGTGGAGCCGAACCAGCAGATGCAGATGGACTCAAGCAAACAG GACGACCATCATGAAGGCCACGCTACAGACGAGGAGAAACTGGCAAACAGCGTTGGggtcaaatcagaaaacagccaaAATG tCCAAGAGCGCCATTTGACATCCAAACCTGAGGAATCGGACGGCTGCTCTGTG TATGAAGACATGTGCAAGCTGAAGAGCCCGTCAGGGGGAAGTGAGACGCAGAAAACGGGAAGTCAGGTCCTGGATTCCATCTGCATCAGTGAGGCCGAAAAACGGGCCGTCCTCAGCCTGATCAGAGAGGAG GTCATCACTAAGGAGGTCGAAGTCAGCGACTGGAAGAGAAAGTTTCAGCAGTGCAAACAAGAAGTCGATGAGATGAG AAAAATTGTTGCAGAATATGAGAAAACCATTGCTCAGATGATCG AGGACGAGCAGCGCAACACCCTGAACTTCCAGAAGGCCTTGAACCTAGCAACGGCGGAGAAGGAGGCGGCCATGACGGACCTGAACTCTGTGGAGCGTTCGCTATCCGACATGTTTCGGCGCTATGAAAGCATGAAGGGAACGCTTGAGGGGTTTAAAAAG AATGAAGAAGTTCTGAAGAAATGTGCTCAGGAGTATCTGGCCAGGGTCAAGCAGGAGGAGCAGAGATACCGGACGCTAAAAGTGCACGCTgaggagaaactagagaa GGCCAATGAGGAGATCGCTCAGGTGCGCGTCAAGGCGAGCTCAGAGAACACAGCGCTGACCGCCAGCCTGAGGAAGGAGCAGATGAAGAATGAATCCATGGAACAAGCCTTGCAGCAGAAG AATCAAGAGATCGAGGAACTCACCAAGATCTGTGATGAACTGATCGCCAAAATGGGAAAAGTAGACTAA
- the LOC107393936 gene encoding transforming acidic coiled-coil-containing protein 1 isoform X5 — protein MDNQEERLSKKRCKSAWVQSSDSEGTFETPEAESPGVVERLGQLDDSNNTADNQNHIQDTFYLDVTAAPSEGRDSLNNLTGSSPNGSGFTLDQNINLTLKAGSEEGLSPSVPQPQPQTQAIRPPSLPVLSPLNRPDPTEVDDEAPMTSDSSPDSNLTSSQDICMDSDLLNGNTKSDCLLSNGNSVITTAEQVHFLCVLLNSCKVEPNQQMQMDSSKQDDHHEGHATDEEKLANSVGVKSENSQNVQERHLTSKPEESDGCSVYEDMCKLKSPSGGSETQKTGSQVLDSICISEAEKRAVLSLIREEVITKEVEVSDWKRKFQQCKQEVDEMRKIVAEYEKTIAQMIEDEQRNTLNFQKALNLATAEKEAAMTDLNSVERSLSDMFRRYESMKGTLEGFKKNEEVLKKCAQEYLARVKQEEQRYRTLKVHAEEKLEKANEEIAQVRVKASSENTALTASLRKEQMKNESMEQALQQKNQEIEELTKICDELIAKMGKVD, from the exons ATGGACAACCAGGAGGAAAGGCTGTCCAAGAAGAGATGTAAGAGCGCTTGggtacagag TTCAGACTCTGAGGGGACCTTTGAGACTCCAGAGGCAGAGTCTCCAGGTGTTGTGGAGCGGCTGGGACAGTTGGACGACTCTAACAACACAG CTGATAATCAAAACCACATTCAGGACACCTTCTACCTCGATGTCACCGCCGCTCCATCAGAAGGCCGCgactctttgaacaacctcacaGGCTCCTCGCCCAATGGGAGCGGCTTCACTCTGGATCAAAACATCAACTTGACCCTTAAAGCTGGATCTGAAGAGGGCCTCTCCCCCTCCGTCCCCCAGCCCCAGCCTCAGACTCAGGCCATCCGACCGCCATCGCTACCTGTCCTCTCACCGCTGAACAGACCTGACCCCACCGAGGTGGATGACGAGGCCCCGATGACCTCTGACTCTAGCCCAGACTCAAACCTGACCAGCAGTCAGGACATTTGCATGGATTCAGATTTACTGAACGGCAACACAAAGTCAGACTGTTTGCTGTCAAATGGCAACTCGGTCATCAC GACTGCTGAGCAAGTCCATTTCCTCTGTGTTCTGTT AAACTCCTGTAAAGTGGAGCCGAACCAGCAGATGCAGATGGACTCAAGCAAACAG GACGACCATCATGAAGGCCACGCTACAGACGAGGAGAAACTGGCAAACAGCGTTGGggtcaaatcagaaaacagccaaAATG tCCAAGAGCGCCATTTGACATCCAAACCTGAGGAATCGGACGGCTGCTCTGTG TATGAAGACATGTGCAAGCTGAAGAGCCCGTCAGGGGGAAGTGAGACGCAGAAAACGGGAAGTCAGGTCCTGGATTCCATCTGCATCAGTGAGGCCGAAAAACGGGCCGTCCTCAGCCTGATCAGAGAGGAG GTCATCACTAAGGAGGTCGAAGTCAGCGACTGGAAGAGAAAGTTTCAGCAGTGCAAACAAGAAGTCGATGAGATGAG AAAAATTGTTGCAGAATATGAGAAAACCATTGCTCAGATGATCG AGGACGAGCAGCGCAACACCCTGAACTTCCAGAAGGCCTTGAACCTAGCAACGGCGGAGAAGGAGGCGGCCATGACGGACCTGAACTCTGTGGAGCGTTCGCTATCCGACATGTTTCGGCGCTATGAAAGCATGAAGGGAACGCTTGAGGGGTTTAAAAAG AATGAAGAAGTTCTGAAGAAATGTGCTCAGGAGTATCTGGCCAGGGTCAAGCAGGAGGAGCAGAGATACCGGACGCTAAAAGTGCACGCTgaggagaaactagagaa GGCCAATGAGGAGATCGCTCAGGTGCGCGTCAAGGCGAGCTCAGAGAACACAGCGCTGACCGCCAGCCTGAGGAAGGAGCAGATGAAGAATGAATCCATGGAACAAGCCTTGCAGCAGAAG AATCAAGAGATCGAGGAACTCACCAAGATCTGTGATGAACTGATCGCCAAAATGGGAAAAGTAGACTAA
- the LOC129152991 gene encoding uncharacterized protein: MPSDTFLWLHPHLHLSPLASHPSLASILSQDSRRRQPAAMKTALALLVFIPLAFHSHALKCHTCVATSEDDCNRQGSTSCPQYADACSTITGPNTVMKSCTYKAFCDKARSSSSGAKMECCFGDDCNGPHRSHSHGDHHRNGAGALATSPVMLITALLLRVLYSQL, translated from the exons ATGCCCTCAGACACCTTCCTGTGGTtacacccccacctccacctcagCCCCCTGGCGTCCCATCCATCACTCGCATCCATTCTctctcaggactctagaagacgtcAGCCGGCTGCCATGAAGACTGCTTTGGCTCTGCTCGTGTTCATCCCTCTGGCCTTCCACA GCCATGCTCTTAAATGTCACACATGTGTGGCGACCAGTGAGGACGACTGTAACAGACAGGGATCAACCTCCTGTCCTCAGTACGCTGATGCCTGCTCCACCATCACAGGACCGA ACACTGTGATGAAGTCGTGCACGTACAAGGCCTTCTGCGACAAGGCTCGCAGCAGCAGCTCTGGAGCAAAGATGGAGTGTTGCTTTGGTGATGACTGCAACGGGCCCCACCGGAGTCACAGCCACGGGGATCACCACCGCAATGGCGCAGGGGCTTTGGCCACCAGCCCAGTCATGCTGATCACAGCCCTGCTGCTGCGTGTGCTCTACAGTCAGCTCTAA